A genomic window from Desulfonatronum thiosulfatophilum includes:
- a CDS encoding transposase produces the protein KILRPGRPKKSDSPYQRRIARERFRRRAGIEPIIGHLKQDHRLSRNYLKGVLGDAINLFMAAAAFNFRKWIRKFEHFFALFTLWLFFGTTTRQPSMMIL, from the coding sequence AAAATCCTGCGGCCAGGGCGTCCGAAGAAAAGCGATAGCCCCTATCAACGGCGGATCGCCCGTGAGCGTTTTCGCCGTAGAGCAGGAATAGAGCCGATAATTGGTCACCTGAAACAGGATCATCGCTTGTCCCGAAACTACCTGAAAGGGGTTCTCGGCGACGCGATCAACCTGTTCATGGCTGCCGCGGCATTCAATTTCAGGAAGTGGATTCGGAAGTTCGAACACTTTTTTGCCCTTTTTACGCTTTGGCTGTTTTTCGGCACCAC